In the genome of Euleptes europaea isolate rEulEur1 chromosome 4, rEulEur1.hap1, whole genome shotgun sequence, the window GGTTTTGTTTGCCCAAGACTTTCCTCTCAATTATTGCCCCTCTTCTAGGCCaggcagttccaccccctccccaaatctttgtaAAGAAAATTTAAGTTATGCAAAAGCTAAAATGAAAAGTTAAACCAACACACACAGCTCACTCATTTTAAGCGGATTCATACCTTGTGTGGGCCTGAGTCCAATAACAGGCTTTTCCCTTTGTGAACTGGAATGTAATAAAAATGTAACTGCAACCAACGCCTAAACGGGGGAAATGGTTGATTGTGCTTcactttaaaaagaagagttggtttttataccccgcttttctctaccgaaaggagtctcaaagcggcttacaatcaccttcccttccccacccccctcatcagcaccttgtgaggtaggtggggctgagagagttcggagagaactgtgactggctcaaggtcacccagctgcagaggagtggggaatcaaaccctgttcaccatattagaatctgctgctcttaaccactgcaccatgctggctctctgatgctGAATTTGGGTAAAAATACATGTTTGgttggagaaaagagcaagagtacagtagcaccttaaagactaacacaatttttgctgggtatgagcttttgtgagccacagttcacttcatCAGGCAGTGTAAATGTCAAAAGGACATTAGCAGGAGTGATTAGATTTGTTGTAATATGCAGAAgggtaggtgtggagaaatcagcattggtaatgagacagaaatCCCAGATCTCAATTAAGCCCTGGAGAATGTAGTCTTGAgcttattagttgtaattcagcagtctctctttctaatctccctttgagatCCCTACTCTTAAGATCTGAAggctctttctccccaccccccaatgcgaTAGGTGCATCCACAGAGGTTGCACAGTACAGGAGCTCTTCAGCAAGCCTAAAGCCAGACACAGATCTGGAGAGAAACCCACCCCAAACATGACTTGACAGGCTCATCAGGCCCTCTACCACCAGTGGCTCTGATATTATTCCCACTTTGCTCCACCGTCCCTGGCTGCACACTTTCCCTAGCTGGTGCGCTGTTCTGACCTCTTGGTTTGGGACCAGGGTGCCGCAAGAGCCCCCTCCTCCGCTGCCTGAGCTCAGCTGGAAAGGTCCCGATCCACCTTCCACCTCTGTCAGCCATTTAGCAGGTGGGCATGTAGGAATATTACATGCTGTAGAGTTCTCAGGTACAAAGTAGTCGGCTATGTTCGTCTGGTTGCTAGCTGGGAGATAAATTGCTTCCTCCAAGTCCCATGGGCATTTTCTAGCACCCATGTGAACTCCGTGAGGAGATTTGAAACCCTACCAATCCATGGAAATTACCAATCTTGACCTAAGCTGCTATTATAAGGTGATAAAATGTCAGTATTCATCAACTGAGCCAGCTGGATaacagcagtgtgtgtgggggtcaggTGGCCATGTAAAAGGCTCCCGTGGGGGCAACAACCCCAGAACATCCCTCCCCCACACTTGGGAATTTGAGAAACTAGGGGGGAGAGTCACCTttgccagaggagggcgaccCAAGCACGGATTTCTGGATTTTGATGGTTTACTGCGCTCTTACATTGCTTGTAGTGAGACATATTTTGTATCAATTGCATGGTGATTTTCACTTTTTGGTCTAAGCAGCTttagtcctttttaaaaaactgaacagaGGGCCATACTTTTTGAACAAGCAGTCAAATATTATAAACAGCCATTGTTGTGAGAAGATAAAAGTTCAAAGTTGCGAGGGTTATtactgaaaaacacacacatacatgcaccaAGGCAGATTTATTCttggttttattatatttctCTTTCTGTTGAAGAATAACACTGATTTCTTTTCAAACACGGGGTGGCAAACAGGCCAAGATCAGACGTGTACAGGAGCCACAGCTATTGCATCCGAGAGACAGAAACGGGGGACATGCCAGACGCGGGGCGGACGGGTCTGGGCTGATGCACCAAGGAGACGGCAGACCCCAAGCCTCTTTCAGCAAGGGGCTAATGCCGGCCTCGGGGACAGCAGAGGCTGGGGCACAGGCGGCTCGGAAATGAGGCGGCTGTCTGAAATCCCATACCGTGTTCTGCTCCAAAGAGCTGCTCAACTCCagaggaagcagaaaggaagGCTCTTTGCCCTCGTAGTTTCTCAGAGCTCCaactggcagcaaccactgggaaaGCTACCCCTTTGCTACAAGGGCTTTGGACAAATAATAAAGGTCACACGTTAAGGTACAGCACCTGGGAGATCCCTCTAAGGATCCATGTACGTGGCTCTTCCTTGGGGGACTGGTGCTGGTAATATACCAGCCAGAATCGCCAAGGGATGACAATCTCGTGGCcgagaagggagggaaggtgtgGGCGCACAGCCGGCTGCCTTCCCACATGCTCACGCTCCAGCCAAATTCCTTTCTGCTTCCCAGCAGTCCCACGGTGCCCCACTGCTATCTCCCTGAACGCAAATAAAGACCGGGCCCCCTGCCTGCATTTGCAGGGAGGACTGTCAGTCACCAGAAACTGCAGGAGCCAGTGTAAATTATTGGGGGGGCTGTCTCCAAGGGGAAGAACCAACAGCCCAACTGTTTTCAACAACATGTAAGAAAGAGGAAACCCAGACTAAGGGAAGGTCAGAATAGACAGGCTACGACTGCTTAACCTATTTGGGGAATTATTTCGGGAGAAAAAAAGATGCTTGCGGAAGCTGAGGCTGGCAGACAGAACTTCCGCACtctcaggtttttttggggggggacctcGGCTACCAAAAGGGCTTccgcttggggagggaagaaggagggagggtTTCTTGGGCATAGTCAGTGAGCTATCAGACAACAGGTGCAGAGAGCAAGAGGGTGGGCGGGCCGCAGGCCAGTCTCCAATTAAGTTGGGCAGCTGACCCTCTTGCCCTGGGGCTCAGCCAGAAAGCAACGGccaccctctccccccacccccttgaagATATCAACACTAGGAGGTATATACATGCGTGCATAGCTGAAGAGGCCGCCAGAGTAAGGCTCTAGGTTAAGGCGATGGATGGCGGCTCTCTTGTGTTACGAGATCGAAACGGATGAGGTCCTTGGAGAACGTGCAACACACTTTGATGAAGGGGTGGGAGATTTCCTCCCAGTCTTTGGCCCTGCAAGATTCCCAACTCCCCCACCACAGCCCCGATCTCCTCAGGTTGAGAGAGGCTGATTGTACCGAATGCGCATTAAGACACACAGGGAAAACCATGTCACACACACAGACCCTAAAGGCTTAGCTGCTCTGCAGCTGGGACTGATCCAGGAAGCTTAGCTGCAACGGTACTTTCCAAGTCGGCCCACCAGGGCCCAGGAGAGCACAATTTGCAAGCCATAGAGGGCCTTTTTCCACAAGAGGAGGCTTGCTGGTTATGCACACAGGAATGCAATGCAATCCCTCCCTGGGGGCTAGAATCCAAGGCAAATGGGGCTTGATGCTTGCTCCACAACTAGGAACCAGGCCTGCCCTTTCCTCTTCCGGCGCTTCTGGTTAGCGTACCTACAGGCATTGTTCAGTCTCTCCGTCCCTGCAGTGGGGCAGCCCTGGTTCAGTCTCAGAATCTGAGTTAAGTGAATTTAGCAGGAACTGTCTGCATTATGCAGGGAGGATGCCAATAAGACCTCTGTGCACTGCTGCCGTGCAAGTGCCTGTTCTTGGGGGAACGGAGCGCAACCCCGCCCCCTCAACTGGAGAAAACAGGTCATGCAATCAGTTTTCTGGATTGCCTCTTGGGCGGCTCCTGCGTGCCCAGAGTGTGGAAATGCATAATGGCATGGTCTCTCTTTCTAAGACAACCTGTCTCCACATCTCCAGGGTAAAGACAGAGGATGTCTGTTTAAGGAAATACACAAGAAATGTTCAGGTACCGAGACAGTATTCTGGGAATATTATATCACTGCCCCCTTTTGCCTGTGGGCCTCCTAGCCTTACGTGGGTGAGTGAGAGTATGTGAGTTGCACCAGGCTTCCTGGGACAGCACACAGCCAAGGGGAGGCAGGGAGCGAAGAGCTCCTTCCAAGCCAAAGGGTCAGGTGGAGAAGAACAGATGCTTAGTGCCCCACGTCGCTGAAGTAAGCACCGGCCTCCAGGAGAAGCCCCTTCATGTAGACGCGCACCGTGTAGAACAACGTAAGGAAATCCTGAGTGCTGAAGACAGTGTCGGCCAGGGCAAAGCCAAGCGTGGAGGGGATGAACCCCCGGCCGTACTCCACCATCCACGTGCCGGCGCTCCACTGCACAGCCGTGGCCTCCCCGGAGCGGTGGATGATGGTGTCTCCTGCAGAGGCAAGCAGATGGCACTCAGCGTCTCGCGGGACCCGTTCCCCTGCCCGGACCTCACCCTGCAAGAACTGTGCGGCTCACCTGGGTAGTAGATCTCGCTTTTGGTAGTTCCTTCTTTCCACTGTCGGAAAGTGCCCGAGATGACTGTGTCATGAATATCGGCCCAGTAGCGACCTGCAAAGCAGGAAATGAAGCCAAGACATTGGTGGAGCACATTTGTACAGCAAAGTTAAGTTTATGGGGAGGGGCAgcgtctcagtggtagagcatctgcttggcacgcaggacccaggttcaatccctggcctctccaacaaaaaagatcaggtagtaggtgatgtgaaagacgtctgcctgagacacctggagagccgctgccagtcaaacAATACTCTGATGgactgatgcagtataaggcaacttcatctgTTCAAGTGTTAATGAAAAGGAGCAGAGAGGTGTTTGCTGTTGAGAATTTACTGCACCTATTGCTGGTTTTGGGTTTTTTCAAGTCACCATcaatttctccctctttcataatactagaatgtggggtcatctgctgaagctggagggtgagagattcaaaacagacaaaaggaagtatttcttcacacaatgcatggttaaattgtggaactccctgccccaggatgtggtgatagctgccaacttggaaggctttaaaaggagtgtggacatgttcatggaggagagggctatccatggctactagtcaaaatggatactagtcatgatgcagacctattctcaccaggatcagaggagcatgcctattatattaggtgctgtggaacaccggcaggatggtgctgctgcagttttcttgtttgtgggcttcctggaagcacctggttggccactgtgtgaacagactgctggacttgatggaccttggtccgatccagcagagtttttcttatgttctaatttaaaacatttcgTTCTTCGGTGCTGGTCGATATAACCGGCAAGGAGAGAGTCCAGGAAAGGCTGCTCTATGGAGAGAAGCGCACCTTTTCCTGTGGGGAGAGCCTGTGAGCAAAGACTTATCTTTTGCTCACACTGTGGGGGAATGACCTTGAAAGGCAGGGAATCTAAGCATGACCAAAGAACAGATACCCCTCCACAGCTGGCTGACTCATACAGCACTGTAGTAAAACACTGGAGCCAATTTCAGTCCTTGGATCCAAACAGCTACATTTCTTGGCTGCCTCTAGTAGAGTCCGCATTGCAGTCACACTTATGTGCGATCAGTTGTCAACCCAAAATTTTGAGCCTTTGTTGTTTGCTATAAGCCAAAATATTGAGCCTTTGTTGTTTGCTATAAgccaaaggcaaaccacctctgttaagtctcttgccatgaaaaccccaaaaggggttgccataagttggctgcaacttgacggcactttacacacacacacacacataagccaAAGGTACAGGGAGCACATGGGCTTCTATGCCATTAGAATTTGTGTAATTGCACAAGTGTCTATCCAACTGGAAAAACGCTTTGATACACTGAGGTGTGACAGAGACAGAGACTGCTTCAATGTATATACCTATTGGTGTCCGTAAACAGATGCTGCATTCAGGTAATCTTTCTAAGCAGGAATCAAGTTAGCCCCTTGATCTTCCCTAGGCAATGAAAGTGGCTATGGCCGTTATTGTCTGCTCAACAAATGGGGGAGAGTGGAGAGGGCTAAGAAAAGCAGGACCAAGCAATGGGGATTTTCCTTTTCAAGGCAGCTCTCCTGCACCTGTCTCACCACAACATATATACGGCCTACAACTAGTGCTGTTTCCTCAGCTTGCTGTTCTCCACAAAGGCACTGTATCAAATTTATGCAAGGGGCCCTTTGAACCCAGATCCAAATGCACCTCACTATCACTGAAATAACAACCCAGACCATCTCTGGACTCCAAGAGCAGAGGCCAATATCAGCCTTCCGGATGTACCAAAGGAAAAATGTTTCCCTTCCAACGCCAATCCCATCCTGGCTCCCTGCCCAGTTCCCTCTGGCTTACCTGAATGACCCACGGTGTCAACGGCTGTGCCAAAGAGCAGCACGTACTCTGAGAGGGAGGCATGCAGGAGGCACATGGAACCCATCCAACCCCCAGCGTTGACAAACACCCACTGCAGGTCCTCGTCCGGCAATATGTGCCCAGGGTGCTTCTTGCGCAACTCCACAATGATCTTGGAGAAGGCCAGTTCGTGGTCCAGGCCTGcgagagaaggagagttggttttcatatgccgactttctccaccacttacggaaccatcaaaccggcttacaattgccttcccttctcctccccacaacagaccccctgtgaagCAGGTGAAGGAAACACAGCCACAGTGTAACCACCTTTCCAGTGCCAAAAGAGGCAAGAATGATTGGACAACTGACAAAAcagagatctgggggtgggggtgtagcAGTAAAGGTAAAATGTTACCTCAGACACTAGGAAGACCGGTATGTAGTCTATCAACACTAATTGGGTATTATATAATATGCACATTATTCAACCATAGTGTGCAACACAACTGACTGAAACTTTACAAACGaatgataaaaaacaaaatagagacaaatggacacCTTTCTATGATTATATTGCAACCCAAAAATAACAACTAGACTCCAAGAGCTATAGTAGATTTAAGTTGGGGCTTAAAATTACCCTACTAGAAAATAATGGTAGTAATAAAAGATGCAAGGGGGTAGTATAAGACGTTATactgttaaatattattttaacaaCTTACCtctgttttttcttccttcccctccccatccctttttccttctgtacccttatttattgttgaaaatcaataaaaatattaattaaaaaaaaacaccatcgtGTGCAACAGGTGACTGGCATTGTGcaagggggtggactagatgaccttgccggccccttccaactctaggattcgaTGACTAACTACTTAACACTGATCAGTGTTCTTTTGCTGCTATTTGCAGGAAACAAGCTTCttccttggttcttgtgggttatccgggctgtgtaaccgtggtcttggtattttctttcctgacgtttcgccagcagctgtggccggcatcttcagaggagtaacactgaaggacagtgtctctcagtgtcaagggtgtaggaagagtaatatatagtcagaaaggggttgggtttgagctgaatcattgccctgaaaaaattatcaaaggtaatgtgctaaccattgtcctgtaagtatcaagataatgtgctaatgagggtgtggtatgttaatatggaactattgtatcctgaagtgatctgttaatgtgtgtaatccaaaactaatctgtatggctattgttgaatgttgtctttgttagtctggaggtttttcaaaacaggaagccaagccttattcattcttaaactctcctctttcctgttaaagttgtgctgaggtttatgaatttcaatggcttctctgtgcaatctgacaggaaagaaaatgccaagaccacggttacacagcccggataacctacaagaaccaatgaactctgaccgtgaaagccttcgacaaagcttcttcctgcccagcaggaggctccaccccctccccctcccccacccccaggtatcGAGCAACCACAAACAAGGGCTGTTCTGCTACGTCGGCTAAAGCACCGCTTATTTCGCTTCATGCATTTATAGCCCCTCGCTCACTGAGACAAAGGGGATTAAAAGATATCCCCGCCCCCAAAGAGCGTAGGGTGGCCCGTAGAGCCCCCCGAcgcgtcacaacaaccctgcgaggcaggccAGCGAGCCACCCCGGAAGCTTCGCAGAACCTGTTCCCGAGCCCGGCAGGGGGCAGCAGAGCACGTGCTCGACCCCGTGCTGCCCCGCCCCGCTCTAAGGTAGACTGCTCCTGCGCAGGGGGCACGAACCGGCGTGGTGCTTGCCGAGCCGCGCGATCTCCTCGGGGTCGAACTCGAAGCGGCGGCTGGGAGACGCCCAGCTGCGCAGCGCCTGGACCAGCAGCGCCGCGGCCGCCACCGCCAGCCCCACGCGCAGGCCCCGGCCCGCCCAGCTGGGCCCCGCCGGCCACCGCATCGCGCCTCGGGCACCCGGCGGCAGGAAAGAGGCGCAGGCCTCGGCCGGGCCGGCGGCGCCGCCTTCCGGGAAGGCCAGCCAATGGGAGGCGCGCTCCGGTGTCCGAGCGCTCCCGAAAGAGCCAATGGCAGAGCGCTCCGCCTCCGAGCGGCCGCCCCAGCCAATCCCAGCCCTCGCAGCGCGACGCCGCTCGCCGGGCCTCCACGCCCCGCCTCCGGAGCGCGACTCCGACCCCCGGGCCAATGGGCGGCGTCACGTGACGTGACAAGGCCGGCCCTTCCCGCGTCGCCTTACAAGGCTCGGCCAATCAACGCCCGCGGCCAACTGACggcagggaaaggggcggggcgcTGCTCCCTGAGGGGAAGAAGCGGCAGGCGGGGCGAGGGGAGGCCCGTGTCACGTGACGGGCAGAGCCGCGAGGGATCGTCGCCGCTGGTCATGGAGCGAGTGGCCGCGGGGGAGAAGTTCTGCCCGGGCGGTAACCAAGAGGGCGGGAGGCCCGACCCTTGTTGCTAGGGCAGGGGCGGGCCCGTTGCTAAGGAGGGACGGGTTTGGAGCGAAGGGGCGGGGCTCGTTGCTGTCTGAGCTACGGGCGGGAGGAGCTTGTTGTCCCTTGAGGGGCGTGGCCTGCCAGGAGAGGGGCGGGGCTTGGTGCGAGCTGCAGCTCAGGGAGGTGCTAGTCGCTAAGAGGGCGTGGCTTGCTACTTAAGGGGCGGGACTTAGTGATAGCTGTGGGCCAGGGAGGTGCTAGTCGCTAAGGGGGCGTGGCTTCCTAATTAGGGGGCGTGGCTGAGTGATAGCTGTGGGCCAGGAGGTGCTAGTCTCTAAGGGGGCGTGGCTTGCTAATTAAGGGGCGGGGCTTAGTGATAGCTGTGGGCCAGGGAGGTGCTAGTTGCTAAGGGGGCGTGGCTTGCTAATTAGGGGGCGTGGCTGAGTGATAGCTATGGGCCAGGAGGTGCTAGTCTCTAAGGGGGCGTGACTTGCTAATTAAGGGGCGGGGCTTAGTGATAGCTGTGGGCCAGGGAGGTGCTAGTTGCTAAGAAGGCGTGGCTTGATAATTAGGGGGCGTGGCTGAGTGATAGCTATGGGCCAGGGAGGTGCTAGTTGCTAAGAAGGCGTGGCTTGATAATTAAGGGGCGGGACTTAGTGATAGCTGTGGGCAAGGGAGGTGCTAGTTGCTAAGGGGGCGTGGTTTGCTGACCATGGGGGCGGGGCTTGGTGCTAGCTGTGGGTGAGGGAGGTGCTAGTTGCTAGGGGGCGTGGCCTGCCAAGTAAGGGGCGGGGCTTAGTTCTAGTTTTGGGTCAGGCAGATGCTAGTTGCTAAAGGGACGTGGCTTAGTGGTAGCTGAGAGTTGGGGAGATGCTAGTCGCTAAGAGGGCGTGGCCTGCCAAGCATGGGGGTTGGTGCTATCTGTTGATCAGGGAGGTGCTAGTTGCTAAGGAGGCGTGGCCTGCTAAGCAAGGGGTGGGGCTTGTCATAGTGTGGGGTCTGACTCCCTTTCCTTCTTGCCCCATTGCACAGAGCACCAGCACATCCGCTACAACCCGCTGCGGGATGACTGGGTCTTGGTCTCCGCCCACCGCATGCGGCGCCCCTGGCAGGGGCAGGTGGAGAAGCCTCCCCGAGAGGATGTTCCGCGCTGCGACCTGGCCAATCCGCTGTGCCCCGGGGCTAAGCGAGCCAACGGAGAGGTACTTGCTGCGTCCCTGGGGAGACGTTACAGTGAATTGATTGTACGCCTTGCACTGGGGCAGTCTGGTTCTCTTTTTGATATTTGTGTATATTGttattttaattgctttatttatatcctgcttttctcccccaaggggactgaaagcagcttacatcgttctcctcttttccattttatcctcataacaacaaccctgtgagatcggTCAGGCGGACAGAATGCGACCGGCCTCTGGCCACCCcccaagcttccatagcagaatgggggTTCGAACTTGgggcttccagatcctagtccagcaacaaaagggaaaaaacttAACcccaaaaacaacagaattaagtacccaaaggtcaagaaaaaaatcaacatccaaagattatacaatgtaaaggttacattaatacaaaatatgtatatatttattacaggataaaatcaataacatatattgtTATTGGCCTGCAATAGCCTgttataaggccctgcaatagcatgccaaaccaacatattcatgtaaacatacaacacaaatggACATAAAATCTcagaattagactttgaccattagggtaggggccgtggctcagtggtagaatatctgcttggcttgcagaaggttccaggt includes:
- the SIGMAR1 gene encoding sigma non-opioid intracellular receptor 1 produces the protein MRWPAGPSWAGRGLRVGLAVAAAALLVQALRSWASPSRRFEFDPEEIARLGKHHAGLDHELAFSKIIVELRKKHPGHILPDEDLQWVFVNAGGWMGSMCLLHASLSEYVLLFGTAVDTVGHSGRYWADIHDTVISGTFRQWKEGTTKSEIYYPGDTIIHRSGEATAVQWSAGTWMVEYGRGFIPSTLGFALADTVFSTQDFLTLFYTVRVYMKGLLLEAGAYFSDVGH